ACATCTTATCGAATGAGAATCTTTTGACCCAATATTGgcttttggtgatggacttggagaTCATAAAGGAACGGAGAAGGAGAGGTATGGAGGATCATCTAAGTATTAGATAGGGCAATCTGACTTTGGCTAGTGCACCGGATATAAGGGATAAGTAGATGAAGGGGAAGGCTTAGGAGAGTGGAGGGGATGCTGATAGTATATGGGATAAGATTGCCAGTTGTATCAGGGAGGcaactagagaggtgttgggtgtctcgagaggcCTCTCGAGCAAACACCAAGGGAgctggtggtggaatgaaaagGTGAAGAAGAAGGTGGAGGCTAAGAAGAAAGCATATGCAAAGTTTGccgagagtaaggatgaagaggataAATGGAAAAATTGGGAGTATAAGATTGCTAGGAGAAAGGTGAAGTTAGCGGTCCCGATGGCTAAGGATGCTGCTTTCGAGAGTTTATACACAACGTTAGATAGTTCGGAAAAAAAAGTTGTATAGGCTACCTAAGGTTAGGGACAGAAAGGCTCTGGACCTTGAtcaagtgaagtgtattaaggatgTGGGCAACAAAGTTTTGGTGGAGAAGGGTCGTATTAGAAAGAGATGACAGTCTTACTTCCATGAGCTCCTGAATAAAAGAAGGGATACTAGCATTGTGTTAAGGGATTTGGAGCATTCCAAAAGGTTTTGCGATTATGGTTATTGGCGGtgcattaagtttgaaaaggtTAAGGAGGCTATTCATTGGATATGTAGAGGTAGAGCGATGGGGCTAGATGAGATTCCCATGGATTTTTGAAGTGCACAGGAGGGGCAGGTATAGAGTGGTTGACTCagttgtttaacataattttcaagacgACAAGGATGCCTgaagcttggaggtggagtaGATGATTCGATTGTATAAGAGTAAGGGTGGCATTTAGgattgcaataattataggggtaTATTGAGGTTGTAGAGGAATGTTACTATTTCTGAAAATCAGTTTGTATTTATGTCAATATGCTCAACTAATAAATCCATCCATCTCGCTTGGAGACTGATGGACTAGTATAGGGAAAGAATGAAGGATTTGCACATAGTGTCTATTGACTTAGAGAAAACTTATGATAgagttcctagggaggttcttttgaGGTGTTTAGAGGCTAATGGTGTACCTATGGTGTATGTTAGGGCGATTAAGGAAATGTACAATGGATCGAAGACTCGGGTTAGGACTAGGAGAGGGTACTTGGAGCACTTTCCTATTTTGATGGGGTTACACCAAGGATTGACGCTTAGTTCGTTCCTTTTAACCTTAGTAATGGATGTTTTGACATGGcaaattcaaggtgaggtgccttacCGTTTGCTTTTTTTGAATGATATGGTCTTGATTGATGAGGCATGTAGTGGAGTAAATACTAAATTACAGGTtcggaggcaaacccttgagtctaatgtatttaggttgagtaggtccaagacgatATATATGGAGTATAAGTATAGTGAGGTGTAGCATGAGTCTAATATGGTTGTTAAGCTTGATACTCATTCTATCAATAAG
This portion of the Capsicum annuum cultivar UCD-10X-F1 unplaced genomic scaffold, UCD10Xv1.1 ctg26174, whole genome shotgun sequence genome encodes:
- the LOC124890860 gene encoding uncharacterized protein LOC124890860; protein product: MISIKLVIGESSWNIISAYAPHIGLDEDEKKRFWEALDEMVRDVPSNDKAFIGGDFNGHIGSSSRGYDDVHKGCGFGIWNDEGVALLNFARAFGLVIASCIREATREVLGVSRGLSSKHQGSWWWNEKVKKKVEAKKKAYAKFAESKDEEDKWKNWEYKIARRKVKLAVPMAKDAAFESLYTTLDSSEKKVV